Proteins encoded within one genomic window of Nonomuraea gerenzanensis:
- a CDS encoding alpha/beta fold hydrolase, producing the protein MSLFYEDVGDGPPVVLVHGWPLSHRFWEPQIGPLVAAGRRVVCYDRRGFGCSSRPWHGYDLDTFTADLAALVESLGLTGLALVGFSTGCAEAVRYAAASGRVARLVLGSPALFADPLAHELRAASLRHRIPMLDDLLLRFFAVEGLSALDEPTRQYLLRHAADASATATAESLTAWGTADPRADLARVTVPTLVIQGAGDAFVPLEDGGTRVTRAIAGSSLVTIPAAPHAAALTHAEQWNELVLEFLAR; encoded by the coding sequence GTGAGCCTCTTCTACGAGGACGTCGGCGACGGGCCGCCCGTCGTCCTGGTGCACGGCTGGCCGCTGTCGCACCGGTTCTGGGAGCCGCAGATCGGCCCGCTCGTCGCGGCCGGCCGCCGGGTCGTCTGCTACGACCGGCGCGGTTTCGGGTGCTCCAGCCGGCCGTGGCACGGCTACGACCTCGACACCTTCACCGCCGACCTGGCCGCGCTGGTCGAGAGCCTCGGCCTGACGGGGCTGGCGCTGGTGGGCTTCTCCACGGGGTGCGCGGAGGCGGTCCGCTACGCCGCCGCGTCCGGGCGGGTGGCCCGGCTGGTGCTGGGCAGCCCGGCGCTGTTCGCCGACCCGCTCGCCCACGAGCTGCGCGCCGCCTCGCTGCGGCACCGCATCCCGATGCTGGACGACCTGCTGCTCAGGTTCTTCGCCGTCGAGGGGCTCAGCGCGCTGGACGAGCCGACGCGCCAGTACCTGCTGCGGCACGCCGCCGACGCCTCCGCCACGGCGACCGCCGAGTCGCTGACGGCGTGGGGCACCGCCGACCCGCGCGCGGACCTGGCCCGCGTCACCGTGCCCACGTTGGTCATCCAGGGCGCGGGCGACGCGTTCGTCCCCTTGGAGGACGGCGGGACGCGCGTCACGCGGGCGATCGCGGGCAGCTCGCTCGTGACCATCCCGGCCGCGCCGCACGCCGCCGCGCTCACCCACGCCGAACAGTGGAATGAGCTGGTGCTGGAGTTCCTGGCGAGATGA
- a CDS encoding helix-turn-helix transcriptional regulator, producing the protein MSTAAERRAELGSFLRARRAGLDPTAVGLPPAGPRRRGGLRREEVATLSGVSATWYTWLEQGRDIQPSRQVLDALARSLLLTAAEHAYVLSLAGYTPLPPAAEPAGEAAPGHVRRLLDALAGSPAYAIAPDWTITGWNAAYAALYPNVASTAPPDRNLLWLVFTDPYVRDLLPDWESTSRRFLAEFRAEAGPRLGDLARSPVVQRLLQASPPFRDAWQDHRIEGFASRLRVFHHPAQGVLRYEHHRLAPADHPDLHVVIYTPALS; encoded by the coding sequence GTGAGCACGGCAGCCGAACGACGGGCCGAACTGGGCAGCTTCCTGCGCGCCAGGCGCGCGGGCCTGGACCCGACGGCGGTGGGCCTGCCCCCGGCGGGGCCGCGCCGCCGGGGCGGGCTGCGCCGCGAGGAGGTGGCCACCCTGTCCGGGGTGAGCGCCACCTGGTACACCTGGCTGGAGCAGGGCCGCGACATCCAGCCCTCTCGCCAGGTCCTGGACGCGCTGGCCCGCAGCCTGCTGCTGACCGCCGCCGAGCACGCCTACGTGCTCTCCCTGGCCGGCTACACCCCGCTGCCCCCGGCCGCCGAACCGGCGGGCGAGGCGGCGCCCGGCCACGTGCGGCGGCTGCTCGACGCGCTCGCCGGCTCCCCGGCCTACGCCATCGCCCCCGACTGGACGATCACCGGCTGGAATGCCGCCTACGCCGCGCTCTACCCGAACGTGGCCAGCACCGCCCCGCCCGACCGCAACCTGCTGTGGCTGGTGTTCACCGACCCCTACGTGCGCGACCTGCTGCCCGACTGGGAGAGCACCAGCCGCCGCTTCCTCGCCGAGTTCCGCGCCGAGGCCGGGCCCCGCCTCGGCGACCTGGCCAGGTCTCCGGTCGTGCAGCGCCTGCTCCAGGCGAGCCCGCCGTTCCGTGACGCCTGGCAGGACCACCGCATCGAGGGCTTCGCCTCGCGCCTGCGCGTCTTCCACCATCCCGCGCAGGGCGTGCTGCGCTACGAGCACCATCGCCTG
- a CDS encoding alpha/beta hydrolase, whose protein sequence is MRPDTIVLIHGFWVTPRSWEHWITHYQAKGFNVLAPAYPGFEVEVEALNADPTPIERVTVAQIIESLETLVRGLDTPPILIGHSAGGVFTQILLDHGYGAAGVAINSAPTEGVKIIPLSQIKATFPVLKNPANRHRAVGLDYEHWRYAFTNTFPEDQARATYERYHIPASGNIFWGSALANIHPGKDDNWVDYHNDARKPLLFIAGEHDNLMPPKIQRSNAAHYKSPKTITEVVEYAGRSHLMPAQDGWEEIADHALAWALDHS, encoded by the coding sequence ATGAGACCCGACACGATCGTCCTGATCCACGGATTCTGGGTCACTCCCCGCAGCTGGGAGCACTGGATCACGCACTACCAGGCCAAGGGCTTCAACGTCCTGGCCCCCGCCTACCCCGGCTTCGAGGTCGAGGTCGAGGCGCTCAACGCCGACCCCACGCCCATCGAGCGGGTCACCGTCGCGCAGATCATCGAGTCGCTGGAGACGCTGGTCCGCGGCCTGGACACCCCGCCCATCCTCATCGGCCACTCCGCCGGCGGCGTGTTCACCCAGATCCTGCTCGACCACGGCTACGGCGCCGCCGGGGTGGCGATCAACTCCGCCCCCACCGAAGGCGTCAAGATCATCCCGCTGTCGCAGATCAAAGCCACCTTCCCCGTGCTCAAGAACCCCGCCAACCGCCACCGCGCGGTCGGCCTGGACTACGAGCACTGGCGCTACGCCTTCACCAACACCTTCCCCGAGGACCAGGCCCGCGCCACCTACGAGCGCTACCACATCCCCGCCTCCGGCAACATCTTCTGGGGCAGCGCGCTGGCCAACATCCACCCCGGCAAGGACGACAACTGGGTCGACTACCACAACGACGCCCGCAAACCGCTGCTGTTCATCGCCGGCGAGCACGACAACCTCATGCCGCCGAAGATCCAGCGGTCCAACGCGGCGCACTACAAGTCGCCGAAGACGATCACCGAGGTGGTCGAGTACGCCGGCCGTTCGCACCTGATGCCCGCGCAGGACGGCTGGGAGGAGATCGCCGACCACGCCCTCGCCTGGGCGCTGGACCACTCCTAA
- a CDS encoding oxidoreductase, which translates to MQKVVLVTGASAGIGKATALELIRAGHIVYGAARRVHRMADLGDAGGHALALDARRPEDLERAVATVIEEQGRLDVLINNAGTVLHGAAEDIPLDLARDQFEVNVFAPARLIQLALPHMRERRSGTIVNVSSIGGEIALPLGCWYYAAKHALEAYSDTLRMEVEPFGIDVVIIQPGIIKTEFEDRTAQDLREISGATAYGAMAEAMAARAEAQLGANSQGSDPGLVATTIRQAVEAARPEPRYPVGWLADKLLELNRTLPDREFDQLATSGLR; encoded by the coding sequence ATGCAGAAGGTCGTTCTCGTCACGGGCGCCTCCGCCGGCATCGGCAAGGCGACCGCGCTCGAGCTCATCCGCGCCGGCCACATCGTCTACGGCGCCGCCCGCCGCGTCCACCGGATGGCCGACCTGGGCGACGCCGGCGGGCACGCCCTGGCCCTGGACGCCCGCCGGCCGGAGGACCTGGAACGGGCCGTCGCCACCGTGATCGAGGAGCAGGGCCGGCTCGACGTACTGATCAACAACGCGGGCACCGTCCTGCACGGCGCGGCCGAGGACATCCCCCTCGACCTGGCACGCGACCAGTTCGAGGTGAATGTCTTCGCCCCGGCCCGGCTGATCCAGCTCGCCCTGCCGCACATGCGCGAGCGGCGCTCGGGGACGATCGTGAACGTCTCCTCCATCGGCGGCGAGATCGCGCTGCCGCTCGGCTGCTGGTACTACGCTGCCAAGCATGCCCTGGAGGCCTACTCCGACACGCTGCGGATGGAGGTCGAGCCGTTCGGCATCGACGTGGTGATCATCCAGCCCGGCATCATCAAGACCGAGTTCGAGGACCGCACGGCGCAGGACCTGCGCGAGATCTCCGGCGCGACCGCGTACGGCGCCATGGCCGAGGCCATGGCCGCCCGCGCCGAGGCGCAACTGGGCGCGAACAGCCAGGGCTCCGACCCGGGCCTGGTCGCCACGACCATCCGCCAGGCCGTCGAGGCGGCCAGGCCCGAGCCGCGCTACCCGGTGGGCTGGCTGGCCGACAAGCTCCTGGAGCTCAACAGGACGCTGCCGGACCGCGAGTTCGACCAGCTCGCCACGAGCGGCCTCAGATAG
- a CDS encoding alpha/beta fold hydrolase, with product MTVRPQPRPQPRPHARRGLSLAIAALTLTLGASATVAPASATTAVTMPATGAVNAKPTVVLVHGAFADASGFNDVISRLQAAGFPVIAPANPLRDVAGDAAYVSSVLDTITGPIILVGHSYGGIVITNAARGHDNVKALVYLGAFAPDKGESALALAGQFPGSELGPALLAREYKRPDGTVAGTDGYIVAEKFREVFAADLPAYKTRQMAATQRPGSVTGLSDGSGEPAWKTIPSWYLIPTQDKVIPPAAQRFMAKRAGSTVKEIRSSHVVMMSHPDAAAAVVLSAYAATR from the coding sequence ATGACCGTCCGCCCCCAGCCCCGCCCCCAGCCCCGCCCTCACGCCCGACGCGGGCTCAGCCTCGCCATCGCCGCCCTGACCCTGACGCTCGGCGCGAGCGCCACCGTGGCGCCCGCCTCGGCCACGACCGCCGTGACGATGCCGGCCACGGGCGCCGTCAACGCCAAGCCGACCGTGGTCCTGGTGCACGGCGCGTTCGCGGACGCCTCCGGCTTCAACGACGTGATCTCCCGGCTGCAGGCGGCCGGCTTCCCGGTGATCGCGCCGGCCAACCCGCTGCGGGACGTGGCCGGCGACGCCGCCTACGTCTCCAGCGTCCTGGACACCATCACCGGCCCGATCATCCTGGTCGGCCACTCCTACGGCGGCATCGTCATCACCAACGCCGCCCGCGGCCACGACAACGTCAAGGCCCTGGTCTACCTGGGCGCCTTCGCCCCCGACAAGGGCGAGAGCGCGCTGGCCCTGGCCGGTCAGTTCCCCGGCAGCGAGCTGGGGCCCGCCTTGCTGGCCCGCGAGTACAAGCGGCCCGACGGCACGGTCGCCGGCACCGACGGCTACATCGTGGCCGAGAAGTTCCGCGAGGTGTTCGCCGCCGACCTGCCCGCCTACAAGACCCGCCAGATGGCGGCCACCCAGCGGCCCGGCAGCGTCACCGGCCTGTCCGACGGCAGCGGCGAGCCCGCGTGGAAGACGATCCCGTCCTGGTACCTGATCCCCACCCAGGACAAGGTGATCCCGCCGGCCGCACAGCGCTTCATGGCCAAGCGCGCCGGCAGTACCGTCAAGGAGATCCGCTCCTCGCACGTCGTCATGATGTCCCACCCGGACGCCGCAGCCGCGGTCGTCCTGTCCGCCTACGCGGCCACCCGATAA
- a CDS encoding AAA family ATPase, translating into MDIIGRAQELGELRRAIDRAPGAAPNVVLHGDPGVGKSVLLQAGVDHARERGMRVVGGSGFESEAQLAFAGLHQLFAPVMEYLDRVEPFHRDTLLRVLGMRDGPAPDRLAISVASLAVLAAVAEDGPVLIAVEDAHWVDHPTREVMMFILLRLRPYDLRAIFARRPLTATERVTPGINVIEVGPLADEAAGELLDQLHPGLPPSVRERVLAEAAGNPLAITELPQTSVGVELLPSGASLRTRLETGFAGRLLELAPRIRTTLLVTALDGDRLEHRAELSPYELLEVERAGLVTRDSTPSGLRFRHPLVRSAIIRTASPEETRAAHAVLAEQHAGDPELRMWHLAAATVEPDERVAAEIERAARAVSLRGGSGLAVKALRRAADLTPGPAARAARLQHAAELASESGQLDLAQSLLDEARRHLDDPARALATRAQILMLRDGDLDAARRLLRGTPGAGSLVRVMAASYAQDPEEWAEVSGVVTGCDDGLVRLLHDVFLGQGAAARVRAALDALPADAPPGRVAALCRAATWMDLLPDYRDRIRDLIDGESGQGAVTHAASGYWLAAHDHFLAGQWEQAESAANAGLDLCVRHDLDLLAHDLRCSLGWLAAARGDADSAREYSRTVEQWAAPRGSGLHLSLSARNLALAAMAHGDYDSAYAYWTSISPPGVIPPYVAYAPWAVFELVESAVRTGRAEEARAHAAAAVSLAERAPRLRLHVMAARALVAPPDEAVALFRAALALPRTERWPFDHARVRLALGELQRRRLQPGEARPELRRAADLFAGIGATAWQQRAEQELRATGVAVTQRPSAAHGLTAQQLEVARLAASGLSNKEIGERLFLSSRTVSAHLYRIFPKLGITSRAALRDALEAVTADAVN; encoded by the coding sequence ATGGACATCATCGGACGCGCCCAGGAACTGGGCGAGCTGCGGCGGGCGATCGACCGCGCCCCGGGGGCGGCGCCCAACGTGGTGCTGCACGGCGATCCGGGCGTGGGCAAGTCCGTCCTGCTGCAGGCCGGCGTCGACCACGCCCGCGAGCGGGGGATGCGGGTGGTGGGCGGCAGCGGCTTCGAGAGCGAGGCGCAGCTCGCCTTCGCCGGGCTGCACCAGCTCTTCGCGCCCGTGATGGAGTACCTGGACCGGGTGGAGCCCTTCCACCGCGACACCCTGCTGCGGGTGCTGGGCATGCGCGACGGGCCCGCGCCCGACCGGCTGGCGATCTCGGTGGCGTCGCTGGCGGTGCTGGCGGCCGTGGCCGAGGACGGGCCGGTGCTGATCGCGGTGGAGGACGCGCACTGGGTGGACCACCCCACGCGCGAGGTGATGATGTTCATCCTGCTGCGGCTGCGGCCCTACGACCTGCGCGCCATCTTCGCCCGCCGGCCGCTGACCGCCACCGAGCGCGTCACGCCCGGCATCAACGTGATCGAGGTCGGGCCGCTGGCCGACGAGGCGGCCGGGGAGCTGCTGGACCAGCTGCACCCCGGGCTGCCGCCGTCGGTGCGCGAGCGTGTGCTGGCCGAGGCGGCGGGCAACCCGCTGGCGATCACCGAGCTGCCGCAGACGTCCGTCGGTGTGGAGCTGCTGCCCAGCGGCGCCTCGCTGCGGACCCGGCTGGAGACCGGGTTCGCGGGCCGGTTGCTGGAGCTGGCGCCGCGCATCCGTACGACGCTGCTGGTGACGGCCCTCGACGGCGACCGGCTGGAGCACCGGGCGGAGCTGTCGCCGTACGAGCTGCTGGAGGTGGAGCGGGCCGGTCTCGTCACCCGCGACTCCACCCCGTCGGGCCTGCGCTTCCGCCACCCGCTGGTCCGGTCGGCGATCATCAGGACGGCCTCGCCCGAGGAGACGCGCGCGGCGCACGCCGTCCTGGCCGAGCAGCACGCGGGCGACCCCGAGCTGCGCATGTGGCACCTGGCCGCGGCCACGGTGGAGCCGGACGAGCGGGTCGCCGCCGAGATCGAGCGGGCCGCCCGCGCGGTGAGCCTGCGCGGCGGCAGCGGGCTCGCGGTCAAGGCGCTGCGCCGGGCCGCCGACCTCACCCCCGGCCCGGCGGCCCGCGCGGCCCGGCTGCAGCACGCGGCCGAGCTGGCGAGCGAGTCAGGGCAGCTCGACCTGGCCCAGAGCCTGCTCGACGAGGCGCGCCGCCACCTCGACGACCCGGCCAGGGCGCTGGCCACCAGGGCGCAGATCCTCATGCTGCGCGACGGCGACCTGGACGCCGCCCGCCGCCTGCTGCGTGGCACGCCCGGCGCGGGATCCCTGGTCAGGGTGATGGCCGCCTCCTACGCCCAGGATCCGGAGGAGTGGGCGGAGGTGAGCGGCGTGGTGACCGGCTGCGACGACGGCCTCGTCCGCCTGCTGCACGACGTGTTCCTGGGCCAGGGGGCGGCGGCGCGCGTGCGGGCCGCGCTCGACGCGCTGCCCGCCGACGCCCCGCCGGGCCGCGTGGCCGCGCTGTGCCGGGCCGCCACCTGGATGGACCTGCTGCCCGACTACCGCGACCGCATCCGCGATCTGATCGACGGCGAGAGCGGGCAGGGCGCGGTCACCCACGCCGCCAGCGGCTACTGGCTCGCCGCGCACGACCACTTCCTCGCCGGGCAGTGGGAGCAGGCCGAGAGCGCCGCCAACGCCGGGCTCGACCTGTGCGTCCGCCACGACCTGGACCTGCTCGCCCACGACCTGCGCTGCAGCCTGGGCTGGCTGGCCGCCGCCAGGGGCGACGCCGACAGCGCCCGCGAGTACAGCAGGACCGTCGAGCAGTGGGCCGCGCCGCGCGGCAGCGGCCTGCACCTGTCGTTGTCGGCCCGCAACCTCGCGCTCGCCGCGATGGCGCACGGCGACTACGACAGCGCCTACGCGTACTGGACGAGCATCAGCCCGCCGGGCGTCATCCCGCCGTACGTGGCCTACGCGCCGTGGGCGGTCTTCGAGCTGGTGGAGTCGGCGGTGCGTACCGGCCGGGCCGAGGAGGCCAGGGCGCACGCCGCCGCCGCCGTGAGCCTGGCCGAGCGCGCTCCCCGGCTGCGCCTGCACGTCATGGCCGCGCGGGCGCTGGTGGCGCCGCCCGACGAGGCGGTCGCGCTGTTCAGGGCGGCGCTCGCCCTGCCGCGCACCGAACGGTGGCCGTTCGATCATGCTCGCGTACGGCTCGCGCTCGGCGAGCTGCAACGCCGCCGCCTGCAGCCCGGTGAAGCCAGGCCCGAGCTGCGCAGGGCGGCCGACCTGTTCGCCGGCATCGGCGCCACCGCCTGGCAGCAGCGCGCGGAGCAGGAGCTGCGCGCCACCGGCGTGGCGGTGACCCAGCGGCCCAGCGCCGCGCACGGCCTGACCGCCCAGCAGCTGGAGGTGGCCAGGCTGGCCGCGTCCGGGCTGAGCAACAAGGAGATCGGCGAGCGGCTGTTCCTGTCGTCGCGAACGGTGAGCGCCCACCTGTACCGCATCTTTCCCAAGCTCGGCATCACCTCACGGGCCGCGCTGCGTGACGCACTCGAGGCAGTGACCGCAGATGCAGTCAACTGA
- the ilvD gene encoding dihydroxy-acid dehydratase, which translates to MPQLRSRTVTHGRNMAGARALMRASGVPGADIGVKPVVAVANSFAEFVPGHTHLQPVGRIVGEAVRAAGGIAREFNTIAVDDGIAMGHGGMLYSLPSRELIADSIEYMVQAHCADALVCVSNCDKITPGMLMAALRLDIPTVFVSGGPMEGGRAVLAGGRVRTGLTLIDAMSEAADPGVPDGDLATIEEAACPTCGSCSGMFTANSMNCLLEALGLALPGNGTTLATHTARRALYEQAGRTVMELARRYYGEDDASVLPRAVASRAAFDNAMALDLAMGGSTNTVLHLLAAAHEAGLDYTLADVEARSRQVPCLCKVAPNGHYLMQDVHRAGGVPALLGELHRAGHLHKDVHAVHAGSLEEWLARWDVRGPSPSREAVELFHAAPGGARSATAFSQSARWESLDLDAAAGCVRDAAHAYSPDAGLAVLRGNLAPDGAVIKSAGVPEGMRVFTGRAVVTESQEEAADAILSGRLMPGSVLIIRYEGPRGGPGMQEMLYPTAYLKGRGLAGSCAVVTDGRFSGGSSGLSVGHVSPEAAAGGPLALVQDGDTVTVDVGARLLHLQVTEPELAARRGALERGAGYRPRHRDRPVSTALRAYASMAQSADKGAVREVADR; encoded by the coding sequence ATGCCACAGCTGAGATCACGTACGGTCACCCACGGGCGCAACATGGCCGGCGCCCGCGCCCTGATGCGCGCCTCCGGCGTCCCCGGCGCCGACATCGGCGTCAAGCCGGTCGTCGCGGTGGCCAACAGCTTCGCCGAGTTCGTCCCCGGGCACACGCATCTGCAGCCGGTGGGCCGCATCGTCGGCGAGGCCGTCAGGGCGGCGGGCGGCATCGCCCGCGAGTTCAACACCATCGCCGTCGACGACGGCATCGCCATGGGGCACGGCGGGATGTTGTACTCGCTGCCGTCGCGGGAGCTGATCGCCGACTCCATCGAGTACATGGTGCAGGCGCACTGCGCCGACGCCCTGGTGTGCGTCTCCAACTGCGACAAGATCACGCCGGGGATGCTGATGGCCGCGCTGCGGCTGGACATCCCCACCGTGTTCGTCTCCGGCGGGCCGATGGAAGGCGGGCGCGCGGTGCTGGCCGGCGGCCGGGTCCGTACCGGGCTGACGCTCATCGACGCCATGTCCGAGGCCGCCGACCCGGGCGTGCCGGACGGCGACCTGGCCACGATCGAGGAGGCGGCCTGCCCCACCTGCGGGTCCTGCTCGGGCATGTTCACCGCCAACTCGATGAACTGCCTGCTGGAGGCGCTCGGCCTGGCCCTGCCCGGCAACGGCACCACCCTGGCCACCCACACCGCCCGCCGGGCCCTGTACGAGCAGGCCGGCCGTACGGTGATGGAGCTGGCGAGGCGCTACTACGGCGAGGACGACGCGAGCGTGCTGCCGAGAGCCGTCGCCTCCCGCGCCGCGTTCGACAACGCCATGGCCCTGGATCTGGCGATGGGTGGCTCCACCAACACCGTGCTGCACCTGCTCGCCGCCGCGCACGAGGCGGGCCTCGACTACACCCTGGCCGACGTCGAGGCCCGCTCCCGCCAGGTGCCGTGCCTGTGCAAGGTCGCCCCCAACGGCCACTACCTGATGCAGGACGTGCACCGCGCCGGCGGCGTCCCCGCGCTCCTGGGCGAGCTGCACCGCGCCGGGCACCTGCACAAGGACGTGCACGCCGTGCACGCAGGCTCCCTGGAGGAGTGGCTGGCCCGCTGGGACGTGCGCGGCCCGTCCCCCTCCCGCGAGGCGGTCGAGCTGTTCCACGCCGCCCCGGGCGGCGCCCGCTCGGCCACCGCGTTCTCCCAGTCGGCCCGCTGGGAGTCCCTCGACCTGGACGCGGCGGCCGGCTGCGTCCGCGACGCAGCCCACGCCTACTCGCCGGACGCGGGCCTGGCCGTCCTGCGCGGCAACCTCGCCCCCGACGGCGCGGTGATCAAGTCCGCCGGGGTCCCGGAGGGCATGCGGGTCTTCACCGGCAGGGCGGTGGTGACCGAGTCGCAAGAGGAGGCCGCGGACGCGATCCTGTCCGGACGGCTCATGCCGGGCTCCGTCCTGATCATCCGGTACGAGGGCCCGCGCGGCGGCCCCGGCATGCAGGAGATGTTGTACCCGACCGCCTACCTCAAGGGGCGGGGCCTGGCCGGCTCGTGCGCGGTGGTCACCGACGGCCGTTTCTCCGGCGGCAGCTCCGGGCTGTCGGTCGGCCACGTCTCGCCCGAGGCCGCCGCGGGCGGGCCGCTGGCTCTCGTCCAGGACGGCGACACCGTCACCGTGGACGTCGGCGCCCGGCTGCTGCACCTTCAGGTCACCGAGCCGGAGCTGGCGGCCCGGCGCGGCGCGCTGGAGCGGGGCGCCGGTTACCGGCCCCGCCACCGCGACCGCCCGGTCTCCACCGCGCTGCGTGCCTACGCCTCCATGGCGCAGTCGGCCGACAAGGGCGCCGTGCGGGAGGTCGCTGACCGCTAA
- a CDS encoding MBL fold metallo-hydrolase, with product MTQVRFTHIGGPTVLIEFGGWRLLTDPTFDPPGRTYAFGWGISSRKLTGPAIAAADLPAIDAVLLTHVRHGDNLDDAGRALLPAAGTIVTTSSGTRHLPLPARGLRAGQATRLEAPGRPPIDVTATPCRHGPPLSRPVVGEVIGFALTWPGQEYGPLWITGDTVYHRALREAAARLRPGTVLLHLGGVSFPITGPLRYTMTARQAVRLHEVMDPRTVLPIHYEGWQHFRQNREGVERELAADSTGLRESLRWLSAGDPADVTV from the coding sequence ATGACGCAGGTCCGGTTCACCCACATCGGCGGGCCCACGGTGCTCATCGAGTTCGGCGGCTGGCGGCTGCTCACCGACCCGACCTTCGATCCCCCCGGCCGCACCTACGCCTTCGGCTGGGGCATCTCCTCGCGGAAGCTGACCGGCCCCGCCATCGCCGCCGCCGATCTGCCCGCCATCGACGCGGTCCTGCTCACGCACGTACGTCACGGCGACAACCTCGACGACGCCGGACGCGCCCTGCTGCCGGCCGCCGGCACGATCGTGACGACGTCCTCCGGCACCCGCCACCTGCCGCTCCCGGCCCGGGGCCTGCGCGCCGGGCAGGCCACCCGGCTGGAAGCGCCGGGCCGCCCGCCCATCGACGTCACCGCCACCCCCTGCCGGCACGGGCCGCCGCTCAGCAGGCCGGTGGTGGGCGAGGTCATCGGCTTCGCCCTCACCTGGCCGGGCCAGGAGTACGGCCCCCTCTGGATCACCGGCGACACCGTCTACCACCGGGCGCTGCGCGAGGCGGCCGCCCGCCTGCGGCCGGGAACGGTGCTGCTCCACCTGGGCGGCGTCAGCTTCCCGATCACCGGGCCGCTGCGGTACACGATGACCGCCAGACAGGCCGTCCGCCTGCACGAGGTGATGGATCCGCGTACCGTCCTGCCCATCCACTACGAAGGCTGGCAGCACTTCAGGCAGAACAGGGAAGGCGTCGAGCGGGAGCTCGCCGCCGACTCGACCGGCCTGCGCGAGAGCCTCCGCTGGCTGTCGGCGGGGGATCCGGCCGACGTGACCGTGTGA